The DNA sequence tgatggtacttgtttttttgttttgtttgtttttggccactgtgtgacacagagtgttggactggatgggccattggcctaatccaacatggcttctcttatgttcttatggatttctaccctgccctctcagagtgggttacaatctcttttcccttcctatcctcacaacagacaccctgtgagctaggtagggctgagagagctcttttgagaactgctctagagagaacagctctgagagaatgtgactgacccagggtctctcagcaggtgcatgtgaaggagtggggaatccaaaccagttctcccagattagagtctatgcacttaaccactacacccaaggCCCCAGAACCATTTTTAACCATCATGGTGCTGGTTTCTAAGAAATATGTGTATAGAAATAAACCCAATTCAGCGGAAGAAATTACCAGTAATGGTACTGGAATCTGTTACggccaggcttcattttgggcaggaacttacaggagaggagctccagaacctctaaattttattgtgttctttctttcttaactcccCCCTCCAATGTTTTTGGTTTCCTTAGAGGGAACTTCCTAAATTTTATTTTCCAACTTGCTGTGGAATGAAAAATGTTACCAGCAGTATGGCATTTCCCATGTTGTGGGGAATCTGGTTCTTGAATGATCCTGATGAAAACCtctattagggcttttttttttttttagcaggaatgcacaggaacacagttctggctggcttggcattgggggctatggcttaatatgcaaataaggtcctgttggactttttctacaaaaaaatccttgACTCAAAAAGCTCCAGGCTTGTAGAATGACTTATAGCGAGGGCTTCTTGTCACAGAAGAAAGCAATCTTGTTCTCTGTGTATTTAAGATTTGTGTTAGCCAATGGAGGTGTATGGAGGAGCTACACATTACAGACGATGGAAGGATGTTGCCAATATATAGCAACACTTTCTGAGGTGTTTCCCTGCcttgctctgtattattggttgCTGGCAATGACAAGACAAAATGTAGCATGATGATACCACAGCTTGGGTAACCATTGTTCCGTTTgagggtgtagtgtatcagtaacaacatgcgccccgcgcagaggcaactgggctgtcccagaagcctccagcgcagggcgcggaatcacccgccaatcaacagtcgcggcgggtagttcaacaggtcaggattggcctgaccgacccagtaggctgtaccgggaattgtatataagcggggcccggcccacgtgctctctctcttgcaacatgttcctaataaactatgttgccctactctcgtctccgcctcgagtacgttacactggcgacgaggatgggatcttagcctcagcggctaccacggagatctagggcaaccacaagtcctgaccgccgccgccatggccacacagaacggaaccaccggctacatcgagacattcgaccccgccaatcccgagggctgggagtcctacgcggagcgggtcgagctctacctcagggccaacaaggtcaccgacgccggcacgaagagggacgttctcctgagcgtctgcgggccagccacgttcgagatcgccaagggtctctcggctcccgtccgcctcacggagaagtcctacgaggagatcatcagactcctcaccggccatttctcgccacagccttcgcgggtggcccgtcggttcctgttccacagaagggaccaggcagtgggggaatcggccgccgactacctggcggccctccgcaagatcgccgggaactgcaacttcccccagctggaagacaccctggccgaccgatttacgtggggcctccgcgacgagaggctccagcagaagctcttcgccaaagaagagctcaccctccagagtgccttcagcgaggcggtggcgttcgagaggacctccaggaccttccccaaggcccggacagaagccgcccaccacgaggagctggaccacgactgcccagaggaggaagaagcccaccagctgcgccacccagccgggccacccagcagagccgcccaacgcccccgagcggccgaacgacccccagcgacggagagggttccggccaccaagtgcgccagctgcggcgacctccacgacaggcgggactgccggtaccggacctgggactgccggagctgcggaaaaacgggccacattgcgagggcttgccgagccaagcccaaccgccggaggccgaccacgcatcacgagtcggcagagttccactccacggactccacgtccctgcaggtactgaacttgcccctctccacccccgataaaatcaaaatggcggtcctcatcgaagggaacccctgccaaatggaagtggactctggttcctccatctccattatagcggaggaaaccctgaggaagctgtgtcccccccagcggctgcaactaaggccggtgaacttcatactccgggactttcagaagaatccggtgcaaatcgcggggtgggcgcgggtgcaagtcgagcgggggtccttctacggcccgctggacatcctggtggtaaagcgccagcttaccaccctgctaggactggcgtggttcaaacccttggggatccgggtggaaggggtggggcaaaccctaacacccagggggttcggggagatatgccaagagttcccggacgtgttcgatggttctctagggagctacaaagggccggccatctccctaccgctagaccccacggtcaggccgattcggctcaaggcgaggagggtcccgttcgctttaaagccaaaaatagaggccgaactagaccgcctcacagcccagggagacCTGGAGCccatggactacgccacctgggagactcccATCGTAACCcttatcaagccaaacggggaggtgcggatctgtgcagactataaatgcacgataaacaaggcactgcaggataacccctacccagtgccggtggtgagccacgttctggctgccctagcggggtccaagatcttcgggaagctggacctggcacaggcctaccaacagctcccggtagatgctaagacggcggaagcccaaactatagtgacacacaggggggccttccgggtgaagaggcttcaattcggggttagcgtcgctcctgggatcttccagagtataatggacgctctcctgaaagggatccccggagtccagccattttttgatgacgtgctagtcgccgccccggaccccgaagaattcggcaaccgcctaagagaggtactccgccggttccaggcagcggggctcaaagtcaagagggagaaatgcctgctgggggtcccacgggtggagttcctggggttcgccgtagacgcagcgggaatccacccaacggaagaaaagacccgagccattgtgaaagcaccagcccccacctgcaaagcggagctacaaagcttcttgggggtgcttaacttttaccattcatttctcccccacaaggcggccctagcagagcccctgcaccgcctgctggacaaaaaagccccttgggtttggggcaaacgccaagcagccgcgtttcaggcagtcaaggatgttttggtgtctaatgcggtgctccaccattttgacgagggcctctccgtcatcctggcttgcgatgcgtcgccatacggggtgggagcagtcctggggcaccaactccccgacgggagggaggtaccggtcgcatactactcccgcacactgacaccagccgagcgcaactacgcgcaaatagacaaggaggctctggcaatcgtggcgggggtccgcaagttccatgaatacctgtatgggcggaggttcaccatagctacggaccacaagcccctcttaggtctgctggcccccgaccgtcaaaccccccaaatactgtcgcagcgcgtgttgaggtggaaccaattcctcaactcctacacttacacactggtacacagggccggcaaggctatgggtcacgcggatgcactcagccgcttgccgcttccggaaacgggtccagaccccgcccccgcacaccaggtcatgctaatggagagcctcccggagccgcccctacatgcagcggaggtcgccaaggccacccagaaacacaagacactagcacgggtgctcaactgggtggtgaggggctggccggaggggaacatgggggaagaattcaagccatataagaccaggagggaggaactagcagcccacaaggggtgcctgttatggggaagtagggtggtgattccgcccccgctgcaaaagcgtgtcctagaatccttacatgagacccatcccggcatagtccgaatgaaggccttggccagaagctacgtctggtggccggggatggatggggagatagagAGCTGGGTCCGACGGTGCCAAACATGTCAAGAGttgcggcccgagcctcccagcgcccccgccactaggtgggagtcaacccggaaaccatggtcgagactccacctcgatttcgcggggccattccaggggcagatcttcatgataatagtggacgcctacaccaagtggttggaggtcatccccgtagggtccacctcatccgccgccgcaatccgagcgctgcgcagggtcttatgcacacacggtatcccggacaccatagtctcagacaacgggaccgcgttcacgtctgcagacttccaggcgttcctccacagatacctgattaggcacataagatctgcccccttccacccagccaccaacggccaggcggagcggatggtccgcaccacgaaagaagcccttggccgaattgtgcagggtgactgggaccaccgattagcggcattccttttcgacaatagggtcacccccaacctggtcacaggggtgagcccggcagagctcctaatggaacgcaagctgacaacccgactggacagactacaccccgaccgggcgtcagacacccgcgagagccccgaggttcgggacgcagtcagggggttctttgcgggcgacccagtttacgcccggaactatgcaagggggcctgattgggtggcgggccgagtgctacgagtgacggggtcccgccactatgatatatcaaccgaggggggccaggtattacggcggcacatagaccagttgcgccgccgcacgctaccggaggagccggcggacacagaagaggcgtggtccggggaggggccaaccgagagccgacccgaggacgaggccccaacgtccatcacgccgacgcagggaacaccagaacggtccgagcccaaaagacccgctgagccagccccgccgcctccggccacaccacgggccgccgaagcaccaaccgcggaagcagcgcctcccccaccggacccccctagacggtccacccgggagcgccgacctcccgcgtatctcaaggactatgttccttaactagggggggaggggtgtagtgtatcagtaacaacatgcgccccgcgcagaggcaactgggctgtcccagaagcctccagcgcagggcgcggaatcacccgccaatcaacagtcgcggcgggtagttcaacaggtcaggattggcctgaccgacccagtaggctgtaccgggaattgtatataagcggggcccggcccgcgtgctctctctcttgcaacgtgctcctaataaactatgttgccctactctcgtctccgcctcgagtacgttacagagggagagaggaagaacaTGACTCGGGGCACCTTGTTTCAGCAGTATTGCCATGTCCTCCATAAAGCTTCATCTAAGTTCCCCCAAACCAATGAATATttcatatttctctctctctctcccctttttttCGCATCGAGGTTACACTTCAGTTTGAGACGACATCATTTATAAATATATTATTCATCTTCCTGAAATGATTGCTACATGCAGTTACGCTGGTTCTTTAATAATGTGGCATCCGACATGTTATGGATTGCATGGGTAATAAATGCTGAGCAGATGACACTGTGAATGACAAAGAGTTCTAAAGCAAGATGTAAGCACCATCCATCCATACACAATGTGTATGAGCTTACAGCCTGTGTTTGATATGAGAAAGCTGCCATTATAAATTGAGCACTTGTCCCATCACTACAGGCTCTCCACATGGTAAAataattcctggatatttttggcTTTCTGATGTTTGAGAATTTAACTTACTGGCAGAGTTAAAAGGcaacatgaaataaataaatgccttgGATGGGCATTATTACTGTACAGAATTTCAAATTGTATTTGTGCTTGCTATTTCCATAATTTGTTTCTATGGTATgttgtttaattattttatttactacAATATTTGTGCCCCACCATTCCTCTTGGATCAAGGCAGTTTATGTGTGTGGGAAGCTGTCTTGAAGGTCTGATTTGGGTCAGAAGTGGGGATAAATGCATAGGTGGTGGTCTGTGGGAGGTGTTTGCCCTCAGGCTGAGGTGAAGGAGGAAAGCTGAACAGGTGACCTCCTATGAACTAAGGAGGTAAAAGGTGGGTGCTGCTGCCACCAGCCAGGATGTAGCTTTTAATCAGTCCAGATACTTTTCTTTACACCTGTTCTCTCTATCATGAATTTGGAAATGCTCAGCATGAGCCtctaatggggtgtgtgtgtgtgagagagggaatgGAGGGTTAACCCCTTCTTTCTTTTGGTGTAGCAGCTGTGTTGAGAGTTCTCCTGGAGTGTACTGAGCTCAAAAGGAAAATGTAGCCGCGCTCATTTAAGTTCAAAACGTATTAAGTTTATTTGTGCACAAACAAAAGAGGAAGGATAAAAGGGGGTGTGGGGATCTGGGCAGGCTTGAAAAAGTCCTGACCTAACTTGAGAGCCAGTGGGGACTCAGGCAGAAATCCACACAAGCAAAAGAGAAATCAAACAAAAATACATTAGGTatttagattagggttgccaagtccaattcaaaaaatatctgggaactttgggggtggaaccataagcaaaattgtgacaagcacaattgaactccaaaaggagttctggccatcacatttaaaggaactgcacaccttttaaatgccttccctacattagaaataatgaaggataggggtgccttcttttggggctcatagtattagaccccctggtccaatctttttgaaacttggagagcattttgaggagagtcatcagatgctatactgaaaatgtgatgcatctacctaaaaaaacagcccctccagagccccagatacccccagataaattctccattataccctatgtgaatcgatctccatagggaataatcagggccggcatgtgggagtaggcaaagtaggtggCCGCCTGGGGTGCAATTTGGTCTAGGTGTgccatgaggcgccccctctccccatgcccgCTGCGGTCTGCCCATCACCTCGCACCTGCCACTGTCTGCTGCCGCCTCCCTGCACTCGAAGACGCTCCTCACCAGCGCTCAGGCTCCCTGCACCCGAAGACGCTCCTTGCCAGTGCTCAGCCTTCCCCtgtttcaaagggagccagcttgGCTTCGCTCTCAGGCTCCCTCCCCTGCAGGAAAAGCAGCCCGAGAGCAGAGAGGAGGCCCTGCCTGCCAGCTCCTTCCCCTGCCCGAGGCTTGGACGGGGCAAAGAGGTGGTTCGGCTTTGGTCTCAGGCTccctcccctgcaggaaaggcagTCTGCCGTCCCCTACCCTGCCTGttgccacctccccacccccaccattccctccctgcagctgccgTCACctccccacctctcccccccactgcctcctgcctgctgctgcctccccacccccaccatctcCTCCCCACAGCCGCTGTCACCTCCCCGCCCCACACCCCTGCCACTGCCCCTTGCCTGCTGCCAACGCTGCCGTCCCTTCCCCGCCCCACCCCGTGCTGACTGCCGGCTtggcagtcgggggggggggtgcggcgtGCCCTGATGATGTCATTGGAGCAGGTGTGGATAATGGagaatccgggggggggggaggcacaggtAAGCCATTCGGCCTATGGGCGCCGGCACCTCTAGCGCTGGGcctgggaataatgaagtgcccagcagatattttcctccccctccccccatttctgatgactctgaagtgagggagggcCTACTCCTACCTgggaattggcatctctactcccGAGTTGCTGaatttccaacttcttcaaagtaacacagagcaaccaaaggttcaaatttacctttcctatgcaaacgacctctgaaaagattgtgcaaccaatgaagggtctgggctgctttcacagtccCTGGGAGcaaccatgttgttctgcctgttccccccacccccattcagccttaaagacacagacacaccatcccaagaggaagcctttccaagtggagtctaaagcctccagaggtggaaaggcacatgatggctgtagGGGCTGGGCTGTTACACCCTCAACcagctttttattggggaatattaatttctcttagctcaaaatggcagGCTGTGAGAGGTGAGGGTAAAGCAGGATCCCTGTCAATGTTttcggagatagaccactgaaaatcctttggttaattaATGAATTTATTATAGGAAAtgattttcaaatagttacatcccaatcaaacaatgtTCAGGCATACAAGAGGAAAATACAGATGTTAGCTGAATAGGTGTGGATGGGGGAGAGGTAATACAATACCaagatcttgcagagtaggctcagtcagaggaaacatgaggcctctggagagagatttctcttgagaagaaaggggggggggaatgaaggcaggaagggatggatggagggaaggaTGCCAGGGAGAATGGGaggatgggaaaattcctggatggaGGGGAAGGTGGAAAAATCTAATCCTGACAGGTAGAGTTGCCTGTTTTCTTGgataaattacgtcacatcaagagGTTCAGTTGTCCAATAAGATAACAGAGTGTCAGAACCCAAATGCCCAATGGAAAGTCGGGGTGTCATACGTTGAGTATACAATCAGAGATCATAGTGTCATACACCCATACCCCaaaagaggaattttaattacactggccagatGACTTTATGGCTCTGTTGTGGCCAATCAGGTTCCTTTCAAGCtcaccaaaagtgatagatttctcccttaatgtcaaaATGGATAgccatccatcaagtgttcaggagattggttgactcTGATGGCCTTAGCAGTAACTGAAGAAAAATAAAGATTCTGTAGAACttcagattccctggcagaaatgtgagaccagattACAGTTATAGCACACATTCACACAATAATATGGCTCTTGGACTTTGTGTTTCTGCTATCTTATGAGGAATAGCAGACCATACATACATGCAGACCATTGTTTATGTTGCAGGGGTTCTGGTAGcccttatattgtttttatgttttgagaACAGCATTTGAAAGGTTGCCAAGaggagtgaaggaatttttacagcTTTGGCCCACCATTTCCTCTCTGAGCCTGGGTCCCTCCATTCCCAAGATCAGAAAATGGAGGTTCTTTTTAGCCTTTTAGCACAGCCACTTGTCTttccagcctgtgaaccagacttgacatcattccagcctgcctggggcctagatTTGAACCGGATTTGCCTCTCTCCTTCACAagagagaccattccaattcaaatgggtgttgctgtgtcatattaatattctagggttacatggcaatatcacattccaggggtgcattgtGTGGGTATCAAGCCAGGGGTCTCTTTCAGGTTTGCACTGGATTACAAggctttcccccaccggccagctgactgggagcggaaaggagcctgggaaagtgggagaacctccgctgtgacctggggattggcaagcctaatttagATATACTCAATTTCTGTCCTAAAATACCTTATTATTGGAGTGACAAGCTTCAGGATTCAGTCCTCATGCATAACTATTCATGGTTAAGTACAGAACAAAGGATAACAGGTAGGTTTAGTAGTTTCTTTGTCTTAATTCCAATCAGAAGGCTAGGGTTCATTCCCTCACCCAAGGCTAGTTTCATGTCATTCCATTAGATGGCCTGGCTTTTAGTCACTCCACAGTCTGAATGTTCTACATCAAACTTTCAGGGATGTGGCATTTACCCCAAGTACAGCCTGTCTGCCAGTGGCTGTTTCTTGGAGTCTGGTTACACAGACAAGCCATTCTGTCTTAGTTCCAGAGGGAAAGGGGGATTTAAGGGAGGAATGACTGGTCTTAAACCATAACATATAAATATGGTTCTGGCCTAGTAGGGattccagtccccaggtgggggcaggggattccccaattTCAGGGGCTTCTGATTACTGACCCACCCCCAAGCTCAGCCCTCATGAGAAACCTCTGGCGGCCACCtctctcctgcaagatttaaagggctcaCCTATGAGATCCTTATGTGCATGGTGAGTTGCCTTTCTGTGGAGACTTGCTACAACTTCCAGTAATGTCCTGTAATGGGAATTTCTGATGATATGACCGATTCCACTGGAGTAGCTGTGTGTGTTTGCAGCTAAAACAACAAAGGGCCTTGAAGCCTCCTAAAGACAAACAGATATATCATGGCACAAGCTTTCATGGGCTAGACTTTTCATACCAgagcttc is a window from the Heteronotia binoei isolate CCM8104 ecotype False Entrance Well chromosome 2, APGP_CSIRO_Hbin_v1, whole genome shotgun sequence genome containing:
- the LOC132567777 gene encoding uncharacterized protein K02A2.6-like, which gives rise to MDGEIESWVRRCQTCQELRPEPPSAPATRWESTRKPWSRLHLDFAGPFQGQIFMIIVDAYTKWLEVIPVGSTSSAAAIRALRRVLCTHGIPDTIVSDNGTAFTSADFQAFLHRYLIRHIRSAPFHPATNGQAERMVRTTKEALGRIVQGDWDHRLAAFLFDNRVTPNLVTGVSPAELLMER